The genomic stretch ATTGGAAATACATTCTCCGATGATCAGCACGGTAGAGCGAATATGTTCAGCACTGGGAATTGAAATTGTGTTTAAGCGCAAGCACGAGAAAAGAGCTAAGAAGGAAAGTTAAACGGAGGTGAACAGTGATGTGGGTGACGCCAAAAGAAATATGCGAGTTCGCACAGATTTCGCGGGTAACCTTGTGGCGACTGAAAACAGAAATGCTGACAGTAAAGAAATTCGCGCGCGGGGTGACAGGTAAGGGACGCGGATTGCGCTATGATCCGGAAGTATTTGATGAGTTTTTACGTTGGCGCGGAACAAGGGGATAAAAATGACGCTATCACTAATGGATTTGATTTTCATCTTGTGTATCTTCGGTGCTTTTTTTATCGGTGCCGTGACGTCCGTAATGATGGTAATAAAACGCGAATGTGGCCGCGGGAATGTCGTACAGAATCGCAACGAAAAACGTAGTGACTAATGCGGCGATTGCGAGAGTCCCATAGCCTAAGCAGATAGCGAAAAAGGTCGCAAACAGTAGGTTAGATAAAAATGCTTGGTAGGGAGATAGCGCGTATCCAGCACAGAAAAAAGCAAGCCAAAAAAGATGATAAATGGTTCGTTTGCTGACCTTATTACCAAAGTGTTTTTCGCGGATAGAATCTACTCCGAGGTCACTACATTCTTTAATGTAGGACATTATCCCCGACAAAAATATTGCAATAAAGATAATCCATGCAGTTTTAATGTCGGAAATATCGGCGATAAGCGAGACAAGCGGGTCGTAAAATTCTTTCATAATTTGTGTCGGTTCCATAGTATTCACC from Negativicoccus succinicivorans encodes the following:
- a CDS encoding helix-turn-helix domain-containing protein, with product MKKARNEKGWTQYRLAKESGLSREMISKLELEIHSPMISTVERICSALGIEIVFKRKHEKRAKKES